Proteins found in one Triticum urartu cultivar G1812 chromosome 4, Tu2.1, whole genome shotgun sequence genomic segment:
- the LOC125552308 gene encoding protein EARLY-RESPONSIVE TO DEHYDRATION 7, chloroplastic-like, with product MASASKQQSMYPEVPQSHPDHNTAFQYNPAAASSTGGESLYPTMDPHEMAENLFPADAAEDAAPAPPTVEETLVDVPGAQLHLVDPDRSLDLGAGTLSIVRLRQGDHCVAVLARLTPDKAHKRRGVFGFLSSGRSSDAQEPVQWPLAGDVAVVKLDAGHYFFSLHVPHSDHPDDKEDAEAETDADREAALSYGLTVAGKGQEQVLEELDRVLKEYTTFSVKQVDEEAGGKSEVMDTRAVSEITPEEAAGDKKEEIEEQSAAFWTTIAPNVDDYSSSVARLIAKGSGQLVRGIIWCGDITATGLKCGEAVLKKGAGANGKHTQVKPSSLKRMKRARRVTKMSNKVANSILSGVLKVSGFVTSTVVNSKPAQKFFKLMPGEVILASLDGFGKVWDAVEVSGKNVMKTSSVVTTSVVTHRYGDQAGEITQDYLHATGNALGVAWAVFKIRKALDPKGHIKKSSLASSAAHAVAKQSISLQKKK from the exons ATGGCCTCCGCCTCCAAGCAGCAGAGCATGTACCCGGAGGTACCCCAGTCCCACCCCGACCACAACACCGCCTTCCAGTACAATCCCGCCGCCGCCAGCAGCACCGGCGGCGAGTCGCTCTACCCCACCATGGACCCGCACGAGATGGCCGAGAACCTCTTCCCAGCCGACGCGGCCGAGGACGCCGCGCCGGCCCCGCCCACGGTGGAGGAGACCCTCGTCGACGTGCCGGGCGCGCAGCTCCACCTCGTCGACCCGGACCGCAGCCTCGACCTCGGCGCCGGCACGCTCTCCATCGTGCGCCTCCGCCAGGGCGACCACTGCGTCGCCGTCCTCGCGCGCCTCACCCCGGACAAGGCCCACAAGCGACGCGGCGTCTTCGGCTTCCTCAGCAGCGGCCGCTCCAGCGACGCGCAGGAGCCCGTGCAGTGGCCGCTCGCCGGCGACGTCGCCGTCGTCAAGCTCGACGCCGGCCACTACTTCTTCTCGCTCCACGTCCCGCACTCGGACCACCCTGACGACAAGGAGGACGCCGAGGCGGAGACGGACGCGGACCGGGAGGCGGCGCTGAGCTACGGGCTCACCGTCGCCGGGAAAGGGCAGGAGCAGGTGCTGGAGGAGCTGGACAGGGTCCTCAAGGAGTACACAACCTTCTCCGTCAAGCAGGTCGACGAGGAGGCCGGCGGCAAGTCGGAGGTCATGGACACTAGGGCGGTGTCGGAGATCACGCCGGAGGAGGCTGCCGGGGACAAGAAGGAGGAGATTGAGGAGCAGTCCGCGGCGTTCTGGACGACAATCGCGCCCAACGTGGACGACTACAGCTCGTCGGTGGCGAGGCTTATCGCCAAGGGCTCCGGGCAGCTGGTAAGGGGCATCATCTGGTGCGGGGACATCACAGCTACGGGCCTCAAATGCGGGGAGGCGGTGTTGAAGAAGGGCGCGGGGGCGAACGGCAAGCATACGCAGGTGAAGCCGAGCTCCCTCAAGAGGATGAAGAG GGCCAGAAGGGTCACTAAAATGTCGAACAAGGTAGCAAATTCAATTCTCTCAGGTGTTCTCAAGGTCTCGGGATTTGTTACCAGCACTGTAGTCAACTCCAAACCCGCACAGAAGTTCTTCAAGTTAATGCCTGGCGAAGTTATTCTTGCTTCGCTGGACGGATTTG GTAAAGTTTGGGACGCTGTTGAGGTGTCTGGAAAGAACGTGATGAAAACATCGTCAGTTGTCACTACTTCAGTTGTAACGCACAG GTACGGTGATCAGGCAGGAGAGATCACACAGGACTACCTCCACGCCACCGGAAACGCTCTTGGGGTCGCGTGGGCCGTCTTCAAGATACGGAAAGCGCTCGACCCAAAGGGGCACATCAAGAAGTCGTCCCTGGCGAGCTCGGCGGCGCACGCTGTGGCTAAGCAATCGATCAGCCTGCAGAAGAAGAAGTAA